The genomic segment GCGTCCTCGCTGAGGTCGTAGCGGGCCAGTTCGTTGTTGTCGGCCTGGTTCACCACGCGGATGAAGGCGTTCCGCACCTGGCCGAAGCTCTGCTGGCGGGTCTCGGCCTCGTGGATGGAGACCGGGAAGACGATCTTGTCGACCTGGGCCGGGACCGTGGTCAGCGAGACCTTGATCTGCTCGTCGTCGCCCTCGCCCTCGCCCGTGAGGTTGTCGCCGGTGTGCTCGACGGCGCCCTCGGGGCTCTTGAGGTTGTTGAAGAAGACGAAGTGCTGGTCCGAGAGGACCTTGCCGGCGCTGTCGACGAGCAGCGCGCTCGCGTCCAGGTCGAAGTCCGTTCCCGTGGTCGTACGGACGTCCCAGCCCAGCCCGACGGTGACCGCGGTCAGACCCGGTGCCTCCTTGCTCAGTGAGACATTGCCGCCCTTGGAGAGGCTGACACCCATGGAATCCCCTGCTCAATCCGGCGCGGGCCGCGCCCTTGACGATTTCTTTGCCCGTCTGTGCAACGGGTGCGGGACGGAGACGGTTCCCGCCGCCCGGGTGAATTCCGGGGCGGACGGGGCCGGCGGGACGGCCCGGCGGGCGGCCGGGCCGGCTGACCGGCCGGCTGACCGGCCCGTCCCGCCGGGCTCCGCTCAGCGGCGGGAGTACGACCCCGAGGGGCCGAAGAACTCGATCTCGGCGATCGCCACCTGCTTGTCGGCCCCGGCCCCGAACGCGGACACCACCGTGAACCGCACGGAGACCACGTCCCGGGCCCGGAGCGGACGCTGCTGCCGGGCGTCCTGGTCCAGGGTGAGCGTCCGGGTCTCCTTCTTGCCGTCCGCGGTGGTGATCAGCGCCTCCAGACGGCTCGGCCGGGCGCTCTTGGCCAGTTCGTTCGAGCGCGCCGAGACCCCGGGGGTGATCAGCACGTCCAGCGTGTCGACGGGCTGGGCGAAGCGCGCCTCGATCCACTCGCCCGCGCCGTCGCCGGTGATGCCCGGGCCCCAGAAGGTGTTGGAGAACTTGTCGAACGCCAGCTCCGGGCCGTTGTCGGCGTAGGAGCGGGAGGCGGCGTAGGTGTCCGGGGAGACGGGCGCCCGCTTGGCGAAGTGGTCCTTCACCGCCTGGATCGCGGCCGGCGCCATGAAGACCGCCGTGATCACGAGCGCCGCCACCAGGCCCCAGCCGATCAGGGGCAGCAGCCAGGCCAGCCCCCGGCGCAGGCGCGGCCGCTCACCGGCCCACCGCACCTCGTTCCGTCCGGCGAACAGCCGCCGCCACCAGGGGCGGCGGCCGGCCGGGCCGTCGGGCTCGCCCGCCAGGGACATGGCGCAGCGGCGGCAGAAGTGGCGGTCGGGCCGGTTGCCGGTGGAGCACCAGGGGCAGACGGTGCCGGACTCCTCCACCTCGCCGGCGGGCCTGCGCACCTGCGGGCGGGCGGCGTTCGGCCGCCCCGGAAGGACGGGAGCGACGGGGTCCGGCGCGGCGGGGGCCCGCGGCCCCGGCTCCGCCACGGGGACGACCAGGGCGCGGGCCCGGGCCGCCGCGGCGTCGTCCCGCGGCGGGCCTTCCGTGGTGCCGCGCGGGGCGGGCACGGCCGGGCTGCGGTGGGTGGGCGGCTCCGGTGCGCGCCGGCCGTCCCGGGCAGGGGAGGCGGGGGCGTGCCCGGCGGGGCCGGGGGCGTGCCCGGCGGGTGGGGCGCTCCGGGGCACGCCGGGCTGCCCGCCCCGGTGCGGAGCCGGGGCACCCGTGCCGCCCCCGTGCGGTACGGCGCCGGGTGCGCCGGCGGGGTGCGCCGGGGCGGGGTGCGGGTCGGCGGGACCTCCCGCCGTGTGCGGGGCGCCGGCCGGGGCAGTGTGCGCCGTGGGCGGCTGGGCCGGGTGCGCGGGGGGCGGCGGGGCGTCCGTCCGGACGACGTCGTTGCGGACCGTGGGCTCGTCGTCGGAGGAGTCTCGCGCGGCTCCGGCTCCGGCGCCGGTGTGCCCGGCTCCGTCCCCG from the Streptomyces xinghaiensis S187 genome contains:
- a CDS encoding TerD family protein, which produces MGVSLSKGGNVSLSKEAPGLTAVTVGLGWDVRTTTGTDFDLDASALLVDSAGKVLSDQHFVFFNNLKSPEGAVEHTGDNLTGEGEGDDEQIKVSLTTVPAQVDKIVFPVSIHEAETRQQSFGQVRNAFIRVVNQADNNELARYDLSEDASTETAMVFGELYRHGSDWKFRAVGQGYASGLRGIAQDFGVNV
- a CDS encoding NADase-type glycan-binding domain-containing protein produces the protein MPAPRGTTEGPPRDDAAAARARALVVPVAEPGPRAPAAPDPVAPVLPGRPNAARPQVRRPAGEVEESGTVCPWCSTGNRPDRHFCRRCAMSLAGEPDGPAGRRPWWRRLFAGRNEVRWAGERPRLRRGLAWLLPLIGWGLVAALVITAVFMAPAAIQAVKDHFAKRAPVSPDTYAASRSYADNGPELAFDKFSNTFWGPGITGDGAGEWIEARFAQPVDTLDVLITPGVSARSNELAKSARPSRLEALITTADGKKETRTLTLDQDARQQRPLRARDVVSVRFTVVSAFGAGADKQVAIAEIEFFGPSGSYSRR